From the Papaver somniferum cultivar HN1 chromosome 2, ASM357369v1, whole genome shotgun sequence genome, the window AGGACCATGATTGGAGGTGTTACTCGATTCAAAAAGCACTTAGCGAGTACTAAGGGGGAAATCAAGGGATGTGAGGCTGTCCCAAAGGAAGTTAGAGAGCTCATTGAAGAACACTTGGCTACAAGGAAAATGAGAAAACCAGTGGAAAAGAAGCGGAAGACGGTAGACCCTGAAACTGTGAGAGAACACTCGTCCGAAGATAAGCATACGGAATCAGATCAAGGAATGACAAATGTTAAACTGGAGACATTAAAGACGTTGCATGACTCAGAAGAAACCTGCCAACTGAAAACCAATGGTTTGTTACATCCTTACGCTCTTGATTTCTTGTTATGCTTCGCTATTACTGCTATATCAGGTAGTTACTTACTCTTTCGCATAATATCCTAATATTCTGTTTTATGTTTCATATGACTAATAACTCAGACCCTCAACAGCCCGCTGTGGAGACTCGGGAAATTGTTGACACCTTATCGGTTGTTCTCCACAAGAATGAGCAAGTAAGTTAGGTGCTCATTGCAATTTTTATGTTCCTCCTTTGGTTTGTTATATAAAACTCCACTTTCCTCTCAAGTATTTCCAGATCAGTTCATCATGTTCTAGTACACAGTTTTCACACAAGTACGTAATTCATACATTGTGATTTTCTGTATGATTATTCTTTTCAAATTGTGATTCTTTACAGGGTTTGGCACCTCCTAGAGCTACTGATCCTGGTTGGGCCCATGGAAAAATGATAAATGAGGATCGGCAGAAGATTAAGTGTATCTATTGTGACAAGGTAATTCTTGGGGGTGGAATTTCCAGACTAAAGCAACATTTAGCTGGATATAGAGGAAATATTGCCCCATGCGAGAATGTGCCTGAAGATGTTAGAGCTAAAATGCAGCAACATTTAGGCAGTAACGGTTTGGAACGGCAAAAGAAGCAGAATAAATTAGAAGACACTGGTTGGGCTCATGGAACAGAAAATGGGAGTGGGGAAAAGACCAAGTGTGAATGGTGTAACAGGGTAATCGATGAAGGTGGAGTTTCTACACTAAAGCAACATTTGGCTGGGTTAAATGGAAACATCCCCCCATGTGAGAATGTGCCAAAAGATGTTAGAGAAAAATTGTTGCAGAGTTTAAGCTGTAGAGGAAGGCCAAAGAAGCAGAAGGCAATTAAAATCACAGATACATTGATCCCAAGCTTACAAGGTATGGCAGAAGAAAGTAGTGGTACTTTGGATATGAGCCCTAAGGTTATGCAGACACGAGCTAATAGTGGTAGAAGCAATTCAAAGAAGATAAAGGAAGAAACTCGGAGTAAGAAGAGTAAACAAACGGAGGAACTTATTTTAGTTGCTACTCCTATAACTCAGCGCCCTCTGCATCTGACTTCTGCTTCCAAGGAAAGCATAGATGAAGCGGATAGGGCTGTTGCTAAGTTTGTATACGATGCAGGGCTACCATTCAGTGCAGCAAATTCATTGTATTTTCAACAAATGGCTGATTCAATTGCAGCAGCAGGTCCTGGATATAAAATGCCTTCATATCAATCTTTGAGGGGTATGCTACTGGACGAGAGTGTAAAAGAAGCAGGAGGGCTCTGCGAGGAACTAAGGAAATCATGGGAGGTGACTGGGTGTTCAGTGATGGCAGATAGGTCAAAAGACAGAACAGGATGTTTGGTTGTTAGAATTTTTGTTTATTGTTCCAAGGGTACCATGTTTCTTAAAGCTTTTGATGCGTCACTGATCTCAGAATCTCCCTTGGCACTTTTGGATCTATTCGATACTGTTGTTCAAGATGTGGGACCTAAGAATATTGTAAATTTTGTGACGGACACTACACCCAACTTCAAAGCAGCAGCAAATATGTTAGTAGACAGATATAAGACCTTCTTCTGGAGTGCTTGTGCAGTGCAATGTATTGATTTAATGCTCGAGGAATTGGGTGAAATTGAAAATGTGAGAGAAATATTTGTGAAGGCCAAAAGGATAAGCCAATTCATTTATAATAACTCGTGGGTGTACAATTTGATGAAGGAAAAAATTGGTGGAGGAGATATAGTTAGGCATTCGGTTACGAGGTTTACAACTAACTTCTTAACACTGGAAAATCTCATGTGCTTGAAGGAACCTCTACATCAGATGTTTAGTAGTAAGACTTGGATACAGTCATCATTCTCTAATGAAAAGGGAGGAATTGACGTGTCTGAAATTGTTTTAGATCCACTATTTTGGACAGTGtgtgatgaaattttaatggtaGCAAAACCTCTTCTTGCCATTTTGAAGTTACTTGATAGTGAAGAGAGGTCATCAATGGGGTTCATATACGATGCCATTGAAAATGCAAGAAACGGTATCATAGTAGCCTTTAACAACAGAGAAGCTGAATGTTCGTCGTACTTGAAAGTGGTTGATCATATTTGGGAAGAGGAGCTTCATAGCCCTCTTCATGCAGCTGGATACTATCTCAATCCTTCAATATTCTACAACCCTAGTTTCTCCAACAGCAAGGTGATGCGGAAGGGTTTACTTGACTGCATTGAGACCCTAGAGACTGACCCATCTGCCCAAGATATACTTATAAAGCACATGAAATTTTATGAGGATGCTGAAGGTAGTTTTGGTAAACCCATGGCAAGGGGGGCTCGAGATTCCTTGGCCCCAGGTGAACTTTGAGTTGTTCTTTTTTCCAAGTTAGCTGTGAACTGCAGTGAAGTAATAATTAACTTGTCTTTCTGGTTTTCCAGCTGCTTGGTGGTCCCTTTATGCAGTAGAATACCCAGATCTGCAACGTTTTGCTCTCAGGATCTTAAGTCAGACATGCAGTGTGGTCCGTCCTGGGAGGAACTGTAGCAGCATGTTAGATAATGTCCATTTTATGCACAGGAATCGACTGGAAGGAAAGAGGTTGACTGACATAGTCTTTGTCCACTACAATCTAAGGCTTCAAGCGAGGTAATTTATGCTCCTTTCCCTGTGGAGAAAATTGGGAACTAGCTGTTCTCTGCCTCTTCATCTTAATTCAGAACCCCAAACCTTTTCCAAGTTGTTGACTAGAAAAGATGGCTCAATCTTATTTGGGTACAAGGCTAATGAAAACTATGTTTGTCATAAAATTTATTAGGCAATCGTCAGCTAGCCGACAGGGTATATTGAGAGACAGTCAAGATCTGACATGCTTGGATTTGGAGGCAACGGATGACAATGCAGGAGATTGGATCCAAGACCCATCTATTACTCTATGTAGATAAAGACGGTGTTAAGGTCACCCACAACGTCAATATTGATGGTAATAATTTTTACCCTGTTACAGTACTAATGTTTGTTTATTGTAGGTTTACATCTTTTCTATTGGCTGGCTTTCTTTGAAGATGCTGGCAGATTACTAAATGCTAACCATAGACTAGATTACGTGTGATTTCATTGTTGTCATTAGAAATAAAATCATTCCTGCTTTAAAGCTTATCTAGGTGATCCTTTATTTAACTTGATATGCTGCGCCAAAGTATCATCTACTCTTTTAGTTTCTATTTTCTGTGATCTAGATCCAAGTTTCCAACTGTTTGTTATCATCCTTCATTTTACTCGTGGTTAATCTATAAATCATAAAGGCGAGATTCTAGTCCCTCTGACCATTTGGTTTTATATAAAAGTGTCTGTGTTCGGAACAATCCATGTAAGAGAGACGTGAGATTTTTTCTCCCCTTGCCGGTTTAGCATTTTCTTACTTGAAATAAACTtaagtttttgttttctctttGCAGTACTTTAATCAGATCTCAACTGTTGTACTTAAGTTGCTTGACGAGTCTGAAGCCTAACTGTAAGTTAATATTAGTTGTGTATAGTAAAGAGAAGTATAATAGATGGGACATTTGTAATGTAACCTTAACTCCCCGGGCATTTGTTATCTGGAAGTCACTGTTTAACATATTTGTAATCTGCAAGTCACTTTTTAACATATTTCCTTGTTAGAAAAGTTAATATGGTTTAATGGAGATTCAGCAATTTTAGAGAGACATTAAGGGTTGTTTGCTCTTAATGTGCATACACTTCATGACTAAGTGGCTTACAATATCCTGTTTTCTCTTGGATGAAAGAAAAATGATCGTTCGGTACATTATTTTTTTTCTGGGATGGAACCAAATCTGCTTAACCCTGAGACAATCTAGGGAGTAGGGAAATTAATTTCCTTATTTATTCAGTAAGCAGAAAATCCGTCTGGCCGCAGTGTCGCCAGGATAAACAACAAGTTTTCTGTTAATTTGTCTTTGCTGCAACCAAGAGCGGAGCCGGCATTTTGCCATACTAGGCGCTCATTACAGTAAATTCCTCTGTCAGCTCACCTCTGCACAACGTAAACTACTTCTATTTAACTACTTAAAACCAACTCCTACAAACCAATATACTCTTTGAATCTCTACAACTAAGATAAATGTTGACTGCGACAAATGACAACAACACTACTTTTATTTAACTACTTAAAACCAACTCCTACAAACCAATATATATACTCATTGAATCTCTACAACTAAGATAAATGTTGACTGTGACAGATGACAACAACACTAAAGAAACAGCTGCGTAGTATAAAATGCACAATAACTCTCAACTTGAACCAGCAATTCTCTCAAAGTCCACTCAACACTTGACATCATTGCAATTTTCCCCCTCCAAAAGCTGTGTTGGTCGTGGTTCTTCCACTTTCTTCTCTTCCATGATATCCTGCGTGCTCATAAAGCTTGGTTGATTTGTGGAAGCCAGCAGCCTTGCCCACATCCTATCGGTAATCACAACTTTATTCTGGATCTCCGTTACTCGCTGGCCAAAGCAAAAAAGGATTTAAAGAAAAAAGGTAAGAAGAATCAATTACAAATGAAGATGTCGTGACTAATACAACAAAACGAGCACGAAGACCAACTCCACACTACAGTCTAAGGTCATGATCCTCCAGCCTGCCCATCCTTTCTGTTAAAGGTTCATTTTATCAAGCCTCAAAGAGATGAGGTATTTCGTCCAACAGAGTTCGATGCAGGGACGCAAACTAACAGTCACCCCACTTTTGGATCTTACTACTCTGAAGCCCGTAAAAGAACTAAAGCCATTGAACATGCAAGTTGCGGTTTTGGAGTCTAGCTAGGACCCGAATTGAACTGGTGGCACTCAACATGCATAtcactttatttgtttattttcgacACATCCTACTGAACTTGCCGAAATAGAACAAGATGTGGGTATTCTAATTAGATGTGAAACATGGACGTTTATTAGAGGTTGGATACCCTAACATCCGTCTTTTTTACAATATATGACCATCTGTGATAAGTAAGTGTGAGGTTATATGATAACATACTTGGAAGGGTATGTAAGCGTGTCTGCCATTAACAGGTCCAGTAATACAACCAGTGTACCCTGCCATTGCACCGTGAATAGCACTGTGAGCAAGTAGCGTGCAGTATACATTGTCAGACGCATTTGAAGGAACAGCACGGATCATGTATGTTGGATCTGCCAAATAATAAGTGCACTGCCATCAATTATTGGATAAAATGAAAACGCTAGAGCAGGAAGAACAAAGTCAAGTGGACGTGAGACCAACCTATGTATTTGAGGTTTATGGTCATCTTGTGTTTTTTTGTAAAATGATcctacaaaaacaaaagaaaatttgtTATATCATCAGACAAAAACTATTGAAGACCCGCCAAGGAAAACCCTGCACAGAGAAAATATTATAAAGACCAAAGAGCTACCTTAAACCCATACCAACGAGGGGTGAAAGTACGTTGTTGATTTCAATAGAAAATAGTAGTGGCAAGAACCCgaaaatcaaaattatttacCTTGATTTTGTGGGATAACCAGTGTCCAACATCTTGGAGAACTTTGTTCCCTGAAGCATCATGCTCCATGCATTTAGCAAGAACATCCTGTCCTGCTCCTTCGGCTATCACAATAACCATATGTCCATTTTCTTTTAGACGTTTTTCAATATATTCAAAGAGTCCCCCAGGTCCTTCAAGATAAAAAGGTGACTCTGGAATCAAGCAACAGTCCACATCTCGGCTGGCAAGAGTAGCATACATTGCAATGAACCCTGCATCAGAAGTCCAACAAAATTACTAAAAACAGGACCAAGTTATAGTACCAGAATCAAATTGGAACTCCTATAGACGAAATTTCACCCATAATAGGGTTTCAATCTTACCACTGTCGCGACCCATTAACTTGACAAGACCGATACCATTCTCCTGACTGACAGATTCAACATGTGCTGCATTAATGGCCCGTTGAGCCTCTTCAACAGCAGTGTCGAAACCAAAGGACTTATCAATAACCTAGTTAAAGAAGATACCAATTAGACAAAAATGTTCGTAAGATGTCTCACAGTTTTGACATTGATGATAGTCCACGTACTGAGTTATTGTGACCAACTTTTGCATATAATAACCCAGAATAAGAACAGATCTGAGTTCCAGATCTTCCCTTACCAACACTATATGGCCAAATTGATCCTATGCAACCCAAAAGGAATTTTATAAAGATTGCACAGTGCTAAAAGAACTACCGGAATGTCATTATCAATGGTCTTTGGAATTCCAGCA encodes:
- the LOC113348074 gene encoding uncharacterized protein LOC113348074; translated protein: MPRAKDIGWQHGTMVGEHRHHVKCNYCHRTMIGGVTRFKKHLASTKGEIKGCEAVPKEVRELIEEHLATRKMRKPVEKKRKTVDPETVREHSSEDKHTESDQGMTNVKLETLKTLHDSEETCQLKTNDPQQPAVETREIVDTLSVVLHKNEQGLAPPRATDPGWAHGKMINEDRQKIKCIYCDKVILGGGISRLKQHLAGYRGNIAPCENVPEDVRAKMQQHLGSNGLERQKKQNKLEDTGWAHGTENGSGEKTKCEWCNRVIDEGGVSTLKQHLAGLNGNIPPCENVPKDVREKLLQSLSCRGRPKKQKAIKITDTLIPSLQGMAEESSGTLDMSPKVMQTRANSGRSNSKKIKEETRSKKSKQTEELILVATPITQRPLHLTSASKESIDEADRAVAKFVYDAGLPFSAANSLYFQQMADSIAAAGPGYKMPSYQSLRGMLLDESVKEAGGLCEELRKSWEVTGCSVMADRSKDRTGCLVVRIFVYCSKGTMFLKAFDASLISESPLALLDLFDTVVQDVGPKNIVNFVTDTTPNFKAAANMLVDRYKTFFWSACAVQCIDLMLEELGEIENVREIFVKAKRISQFIYNNSWVYNLMKEKIGGGDIVRHSVTRFTTNFLTLENLMCLKEPLHQMFSSKTWIQSSFSNEKGGIDVSEIVLDPLFWTVCDEILMVAKPLLAILKLLDSEERSSMGFIYDAIENARNGIIVAFNNREAECSSYLKVVDHIWEEELHSPLHAAGYYLNPSIFYNPSFSNSKVMRKGLLDCIETLETDPSAQDILIKHMKFYEDAEGSFGKPMARGARDSLAPAAWWSLYAVEYPDLQRFALRILSQTCSVVRPGRNCSSMLDNVHFMHRNRLEGKRLTDIVFVHYNLRLQARQSSASRQGILRDSQDLTCLDLEATDDNAGDWIQDPSITLCR
- the LOC113348075 gene encoding ATP-dependent 6-phosphofructokinase 6-like, translated to MGDSTTENPEIHPKFVTGEAGYILEDVPHLSDYIPNLPTYPNPLQDNPAYAVVKQYFVNVDDTVCQKIVVHKDSPRGKHFRRAGPRQRVYFEADDVHSCIVTCGGLCPGLNTVIREIVCGLYHMYGVTKILGIDGGYRGFYSRNTIPLTPKVVNDIHKRGGTIIGTSRGGHDTSKIVDNIQDRGINLVFIIGGDGTQKGASVIFEEIKRRGLKVAVAGIPKTIDNDIPVIDKSFGFDTAVEEAQRAINAAHVESVSQENGIGLVKLMGRDSGFIAMYATLASRDVDCCLIPESPFYLEGPGGLFEYIEKRLKENGHMVIVIAEGAGQDVLAKCMEHDASGNKVLQDVGHWLSHKIKDHFTKKHKMTINLKYIDPTYMIRAVPSNASDNVYCTLLAHSAIHGAMAGYTGCITGPVNGRHAYIPFQRVTEIQNKVVITDRMWARLLASTNQPSFMSTQDIMEEKKVEEPRPTQLLEGENCNDVKC